One genomic segment of Bos javanicus breed banteng chromosome 23, ARS-OSU_banteng_1.0, whole genome shotgun sequence includes these proteins:
- the KLHL31 gene encoding kelch-like protein 31: MAPKKKTVRKNKADVNEMTIIVEDSPLNKLNALNGLLEGGNGLSCISSELTDASYGPNLLEGLSKMRQEGFLCDLVISTKTKSFDVHKSVMASCSEYFYNILKKDPSTQRVDLNDIAPLGLATVIAYAYTGKLTLSLYTIGSIISAAVYLQIHTLVKMCSDFLIQEMSVENCMYIANIAETYSLRNAKAAAQKFIRDNFLEFAETDHFMKLTFEQINELLIDDDLQLPSEIVAFQIAMKWLEFDQKRVKYAADLLSNIRFGTISAQDLVNYVQSVPRMMQDADCHKLLVDAMNYHLLPYHQNTLQSRRTRIRGGCRVLVTVGGRPGLTEKSLSRDVLYRDPEIGWSKLTEMPAKSFNQCVAVMDGFLYVAGGEDQNDARNQAKHAVSNFCRYDPRFNTWIHLASMTQRRTHFSLSVFNGLLYAVGGRNAEGSLASLECYVPSANQWLPKAPLEVARCCHASAVAEGRVLVTGGYIGGAYSRSVCAYDPARDAWQERPALGTPRGWHCAVALGERVFVMGGSQLGPRGERVDVLTVESFCPASGQWSYAAPLPVGVSTAGASVLHGRAYLLGGWNEGERKYKKCIQCFNPELNEWTEDDELPEATVGVSCCALAMPNPVTRESRASSVSSVPVSI; this comes from the exons ATGGCCCCCAAAAAGAAGACGGTCAGGAAGAACAAAGCTGACGTCAATGAGATGACCATCATTGTGGAAGACAGTCCCCTCAACAAGCTCAACGCTCTGAATGGGCTCCTGGAAGGAGGCAACGGCCTTAGCTGCATTTCTTCTGAACTGACAGATGCTTCTTATGGCCCCAACCTCTTGGAAGGTTTGAGTAAAATGAGGCAGgagggcttcctttgtgacttAGTCATCAGCACAAAAACCAAATCCTTTGATGTTCACAAGTCAGTGATGGCTTCATGCAGTGAGTACTTTTACAACATCCTAAAAAAAGACCCCTCAACCCAAAGGGTAGATCTCAATGACATCGCACCGCTGGGCCTGGCCACAGTCATTGCATACGCCTACACCGGAAAGCTCACTCTCTCCCTGTATACCATAGGAAGCATTATTTCTGCTGCTGTTTATCTTCAGATCCACACCCTTGTCAAGATGTGCAGTGATTTTCTGATACAAGAGATGAGCGTTGAGAATTGCATGTACATTGCTAACATCGCCGAAACATACTCCCTGAGAAACGCAAAGGCAGCCGCCCAGAAATTTATCCGGGATAACTTCCTTGAATTTGCAGAAACAGATCATTTTATGAAACTTACCTTTGAGCAAATTAATGAACTTCTTATAGATGATGATTTACAGTTGCCTTCTGAAATAGTAGCATTCCAGATTGCAATGAAATGGTTAGAATTTGACCAAAAGAGAGTGAAATACGCTGCCGATCTTTTGAGCAATATTCGCTTTGGTACCATCTCTGCACAAGACCTGGTCAATTATGTTCAGTCAGTACCGAGAATGATGCAAGACGCTGACTGTCACAAGCTTCTTGTAGATGCTATGAACTACCACCTCCTTCCCTATCATCAGAACACGTTACAGTCTAGACGCACGAGAATCCGAGGAGGCTGTCGTGTGCTTGTCACTGTGGGCGGCCGTCCAGGCCTTACAGAGAAGTCCCTTAGTAGAGACGTCTTGTATAGAGACCCTGAAATCGGATGGAGCAAACTTACAGAGATGCCAGCCAAGAGTTTTAATCAGTGTGTGGCTGTGATGGATGGATTTCTTTATGTGGCTGGTGGGGAAGACCAGAACGATGCAAGAAATCAAGCCAAGCATGCAGTCAGCAATTTCTGCAG ATACGACCCCCGCTTCAACACGTGGATCCACCTGGCCAGCATGACCCAGAGGCGCACGCACTTCAGCCTGAGCGTATTCAACGGGCTCCTGTACGCAGTGGGCGGCCGCAACGCCGAGGGCAGCCTGGCCTCGCTCGAGTGCTACGTGCCCTCGGCCAACCAGTGGCTGCCCAAAGCGCCCCTGGAGGTGGCGCGCTGCTGCCACGCCAGTGCGGTGGCCGAGGGCCGCGTGCTGGTGACCGGCGGCTACATCGGCGGCGCCTACTCGCGCTCCGTGTGCGCCTACGACCCGGCGCGCGACGCGTGGCAGGAGCGGCCGGCGCTGGGCACGCCGCGCGGCTGGCACTGCGCGGTGGCGCTGGGCGAGCGCGTGTTCGTGATGGGCGGCAGCCAGCTGGGGCCGCGCGGCGAGCGCGTGGACGTGCTGACCGTGGAGAGCTTCTGCCCGGCCTCTGGCCAGTGGAGCTACGCGGCGCCGCTGCCGGTGGGCGTGAGCACGGCGGGCGCCTCGGTGCTGCACGGCCGCGCCTACCTGCTGGGCGGCTGGAACGAGGGCGAGAGGAAGTACAAGAAGTGCATCCAGTGCTTCAACCCCGAGCTCAACGAGTGGACGGAGGACGACGAGCTGCCCGAGGCCACCGTGGGCGTCTCGTGCTGCGCCCTGGCCATGCCCAACCCCGTGACCCGGGAGTCGCGCGCCAGCTCCGTGTCCTCGGTGCCGGTCAGCATCTGA